The proteins below are encoded in one region of Streptomyces marianii:
- a CDS encoding DUF3099 domain-containing protein produces the protein MRKHKETEVFRITGARQGLAEDVRGRQRRYVISMSVRTLAVILAAVLWNVERHVAVVALVLGAVLPYIAVVIANAGRESAPKPLATFVPAPTRPALESGPPAPRPAPADAAHPGPAAGAEHAKGDAECRAEDAPARKSRQG, from the coding sequence ATGCGGAAGCACAAGGAGACCGAGGTCTTCCGGATCACCGGCGCCCGCCAGGGGCTGGCCGAGGATGTGCGCGGCCGCCAGCGCCGCTATGTGATCTCCATGTCGGTCCGCACCCTCGCGGTGATCCTCGCCGCGGTCCTCTGGAACGTCGAGCGCCATGTGGCGGTCGTGGCACTGGTACTCGGTGCGGTCCTTCCCTACATCGCCGTGGTGATCGCCAACGCGGGCCGCGAGAGTGCCCCGAAGCCGCTCGCCACCTTCGTACCGGCACCCACGAGGCCTGCACTGGAGAGCGGTCCGCCGGCGCCTCGGCCGGCGCCGGCGGACGCGGCGCACCCCGGGCCAGCGGCAGGGGCGGAGCACGCGAAGGGCGATGCGGAATGCCGAGCGGAAGACGCCCCGGCGCGGAAGTCCCGGCAGGGCTGA
- the tyrS gene encoding tyrosine--tRNA ligase, whose product MTDIVDELKWRGLFALSTDEDALRKALADGPVTFYCGFDPTAPSLHVGHLVQALTMRRLQQAGHRPLALVGGATGQIGDPKPTAERTLNDPETVAAWVERVRAQIEPFLSFEGENAAVMVNNLDWTAGMSAIEFLRDIGKHFRVNKMLTKDSVARRLESDQGISYTEFSYQLLQGMDFLELFRRHGCTLQQGGSDQWGNLTAGLDLIHRLEPHASVHALATPLMTKADGTKFGKTEGGAVWLDPEMTTPYAFYQFWLNVDDRDVSGYMRILSFRSRAELEELEELTEERPQARAAQRALAEELTTLVHGADQCAAVIAASKALFGQGELGDLDEATLAAALSELPHARVAEPTPVADLFAEVGLVASKSAARRTIKEGGAYVNNVKVAAEDAVPAAEELLHGRWLVLRRGKKNLAAVEVTGG is encoded by the coding sequence GTGACGGACATCGTCGACGAGCTGAAGTGGCGCGGGCTGTTCGCCCTGTCCACCGACGAGGACGCTTTGCGCAAGGCGCTCGCGGACGGTCCCGTCACGTTCTATTGCGGTTTCGACCCGACCGCGCCCAGCCTGCATGTCGGACATCTGGTGCAGGCGCTCACCATGCGCCGGCTCCAGCAGGCGGGCCACCGCCCGCTGGCACTGGTGGGCGGGGCGACCGGCCAGATCGGCGACCCCAAGCCGACGGCCGAGCGCACCCTGAACGACCCGGAGACCGTCGCGGCCTGGGTGGAGCGGGTCCGCGCCCAGATCGAGCCGTTCCTGTCCTTCGAGGGTGAGAACGCGGCGGTCATGGTCAACAACCTTGACTGGACGGCGGGCATGTCCGCCATCGAGTTCCTCCGGGACATCGGCAAGCACTTCCGCGTCAACAAGATGCTGACCAAGGACTCGGTAGCCCGCCGGCTCGAGTCCGACCAGGGCATCAGCTACACCGAGTTCAGCTACCAGCTGCTGCAGGGCATGGACTTCCTGGAGCTGTTCCGGCGCCACGGCTGCACCCTGCAGCAGGGCGGCAGCGACCAGTGGGGCAATCTGACCGCCGGTCTGGATCTGATCCACCGACTGGAGCCGCACGCGAGCGTGCACGCGCTCGCCACACCGCTGATGACCAAGGCGGACGGCACCAAGTTCGGCAAGACCGAGGGCGGCGCGGTCTGGCTCGACCCGGAGATGACGACGCCGTACGCGTTCTACCAGTTCTGGCTGAACGTGGATGACCGCGACGTCTCCGGGTACATGCGGATCCTGAGCTTCCGGAGCCGTGCGGAGCTGGAGGAGCTGGAGGAGCTCACCGAGGAGCGGCCGCAGGCCCGAGCCGCGCAGCGGGCGCTTGCCGAGGAGTTGACGACGCTGGTGCACGGCGCCGACCAGTGCGCCGCCGTCATCGCCGCGTCGAAGGCGCTGTTCGGCCAGGGCGAGCTCGGGGACCTGGACGAGGCGACCCTGGCGGCGGCGCTGTCCGAGCTGCCGCACGCCCGGGTGGCGGAGCCGACTCCGGTGGCGGACCTCTTCGCGGAGGTGGGGCTGGTGGCGAGCAAGTCGGCCGCCCGTCGCACCATCAAGGAGGGCGGCGCCTACGTGAACAACGTGAAGGTGGCCGCGGAGGACGCGGTCCCGGCCGCGGAGGAACTGCTGCACGGGCGCTGGCTGGTGCTGCGGCGCGGCAAGAAGAACCTGGCCGCGGTGGAGGTCACGGGCGGCTGA
- a CDS encoding GlsB/YeaQ/YmgE family stress response membrane protein — MGWLWAIIVGFVLGLIAKAILPGKQHSPLWLITIFGIIGGIVGNYLAGAFGIGETPGIDWGRHALQIIAALVVVAVGDMLYIAVSGRKKVA, encoded by the coding sequence ATGGGCTGGTTGTGGGCGATCATCGTCGGATTCGTGCTGGGGCTGATCGCCAAGGCGATCCTGCCGGGGAAGCAGCACAGTCCGCTCTGGCTGATCACGATCTTCGGCATCATCGGCGGCATCGTCGGCAACTACCTCGCGGGAGCCTTCGGGATCGGGGAGACCCCCGGTATCGACTGGGGCCGTCACGCCCTCCAGATCATCGCCGCCCTGGTCGTCGTCGCCGTGGGCGACATGCTGTACATCGCCGTCAGCGGCAGGAAGAAGGTGGCCTGA